CAATAGAAAAAGGAGGACatgctatgttttttttttttcaagagttTAATATGCAGAACTATATGTATGTGTGATAAGTTCATTATTGTTGCTATGAAAAGGAAGCAAATATTAAAGTCAATTTGGGTCATCAAGTATAGTTTATGAACATCAATCATCATGTATGACTTCCTTAGAATTTTCTGAACATGTAAAACGCAGTATGAACAAAAGAAGTTTATCGAAAACCAAGTACACTTCAGCTAACTTTGTGATTAACCGGTCAAACAGTTTGACAATGCCTTTCCAACTACTTGATATTTTTTTGTCTCAAAACCAGAATAATACTTGTTCTGCAACCCGTAATAATAATCCAGATCAGACCGGCAGAAATGGGTATCATGCACAGAGGAAATCAAGAAATAGACAACTGAAAAAGAAGTTACTTTGATTACATAACCAATCTGCAATCTTATCGTCTGACAATGGCATCCGAACCATTTTAGATTTGTCATGCGCTAGAACCCTTTCTTGAAGTAGCCAACCTCATTACTTTCACACATTTTTTTGGCAAGTTTTTCAAGTTCGTGATACTGCTCTATCTTCCCTGATGTGATACTGCTCTTTGATTCCTATTTTAATGTCGTGATTCACTGTGGAGTGTTAGTATTAGTTACGAGCTGTTACTGGAAAACCGTCATATTGTTGTATAGCACTGTAGAGAGGAAAGGTGTTTATTTTGTTAATGAAAAGAAGGGCACGGGATTAAAAGAAGGCCCCACGAATACATCAGGTGTTACCCCTTCTGGACTGTGTTGTTACGGTTGGCATATGTAGCTGTAAATGCTTTTCTGGTAAGAGTTATACGTAGTTGATGCATTACAGGGTATTCGGACTGATGCAGAGCAAGTCCAAATCGGGCATATCTGACATACAAAGAGGGGCTTCCAGTTACTTATTAGTATCAGGACAAAAGACAGAGCTTCTAAATTTCTGTGAGAGGGTACTAATTCAGGGCTTTGGCTTGATTGATCGTGTAAATTGATAAGAAATAATTAGTACCAAAATTAAAAAGGTTATACTAGCCAattttataacaaaataaatataactcGGGCTAAGACTGTCAAGGATTAGACAAActtctaacaatcatctttcaTAATTAGAAAGGGTTTAGGATCAATATGAAACCATAAAGAGTTAAAGTAGAtattattttatgtttttagCATATTTCATATTCTCATATCTCATGATGCAACTGCGTCAATACCGTGAAAGCAATATTACAGTGGATTAAGTGAACTTTATTGAGACAATGGAAGCACAAATTAATTGGTAAGACGCTGCACCTGTAATAACAGGTCACGTGTCCGAGTCATCAAGAAGAGTAGGTAGAAAACTACTACTGattctctttaaaaaaaaaaaaagaaaagaaaagaaaatttgagcATTATTGAACACAGTGAGGGGATTGTTTGACAAAACCAAAACCACTCGGTATAAATAGTAATTAACCCATGAAATTACACATTAAGCAATGACAAGACAGCaaaccagttttttttttttttttttgggttaaaatgCATACGTGAGAATTCGACAGAACTCTTTCAACCATTTCGTTTTTGCTAACAAAATTGCTGAAGTCACTCCTCACGTTCTATTATTATCATCAAGTATTCAAATGTCGCATTGACTTCACGTGCTGAAGGTTGATATTGCAGGCCTACTGGATCCAATGTTTCCTAGTACAACTTATACGAGGAAGACTTTATTTTAGACAGTTTATGTTTGCACCAATTTACAAcagcttttatttatttatctttttgccATTTTTATGGAAGAATTACTTATTAAGGATGGTAACTGCCTTCCCTTGTACTATTATTTAAAGCCAACTTTTTAAAAAGGATGGACAGCGTCGAATGCAGGCTCACTTGCTTATgtcatgaaaaaggaaaaaaaaaaaaaaaagaaaagaatcagaAGAATAGCTCAATTGTGTACCGACATTATTAATGAACTTTAGAGTTTAGAAGGCTTcacaaatttatttttcttctgataGAAATGCCTTAGAGGAGTAAGTAGTACATGATAATAATAGGTTTTAACTTTTATAGAACATAGAAAAGATTCTTCAGTGATGGCTAGACTTGCAATCCACAGAACTGGAAGATTCTTCGCTGGAGATGTCATCAGTTGGCTTGGCTGGATAAGATGCTTATTCTTTATGCTTCCATAAGATTCAATTTTAATCACGGGGACGCGACTGATTTTGTCGCGATCCGGTCCTCCACGCCCATCGATCCCATGAATTCTTTGGACGATGAATTCTTCAGGCATTCTAATTTCCAACTTTCTCAGTGTTGTAATAAACCTCAACCCATCAGGAATCATCTCCAGCTCTTCACAACCCGAGATTGCAAGATCAGATAGGTTAGGCATGGATCCTTGAGCCACCACCCACTTTTCTAAGTTTTTTATACGAAAGATCTCCAGAGATACGAGTTTTGGAAAAGCATTTTCATCAATAATCATCACACTTCTCTCCACCAAGTCCACAGACATCAAACTCAGTCTCCTCAAGTTTGGAAGATTTCCCAAGACACTCATTGGATCTCCTTCAATTGAACACCCCAGCAAAAGCAACTCACTGAGGTTCGAGGGGGAAAGGGGTGGTTTAACTTTTTGAAACTCACACCTTCCGCTGATTATGGTCAATTGGTGGAGACAATGGCAGGACAAAAGATCTCGAAAAGGAAGCACTACTTCTTCTTCACCATATGCACGAATCTCCAATTGAGCCTCCCGTAGCTTGTGTCGGTTGGAATTCAAGTAATTGAGCATCTGAGGAAGATCGTTCTTCTCTTTACTGATATTCATAATTGCACGGAGGAACCTTAGATTATTCAACCCTGACAAATGTTTCAAGTCTCCGACATCATTTCCAAAGTCAACTAAAGTCTCCAGCTTACTTAAGCCAAGAAAACTTAGTCGTCGGACGACTACAGAAAAATACAGATGCTTCAATCCTTTCAATTTGCACAAGACATCAGGCACCTTAATCGGATCATAGACTCGTATATCAAGTGTCTCCAGGTACTGTAATTGACCTATGGATGATGGAAGTGTCTCCAAGTCACTGTTCTTCAGACTGAGGAACCTCAAATTGACCAGCTTCTTTATTCCTTTAGGCAAACCTTTGCCCATGAAACGATAACCCTCGAATTTGAGAACCTTTACATATTTGAACTTGTTTGAATCACATATTACTTGAGGAAATGAGATCCTTACCTCCGGATATCCAGAGCCACCACTTAATGTTAAAGAGCGCAGGTGTCCACTGGCTTCCAGTGCCCTACTTATCATAGAGTCAACATCACCCAGACCATGCTTTTTACCATCTTCCATGTGAATGGAACATCTAGGAGTACTGTCGTCGCGCTCTGTAGAATAATCCGACAAGGGATCATTTCCTCCCCGAAAATCAAGCAACTTGAGAAATTCAACTTCTTTTCCACGGGCCAGGCAGAAGTCCCTCATCAGATCATGAAGGTAGCATGACTCAACGTTTCTGGATGTCGAGAACTCATCGAACTTCACTTGAAGCATTGACCTACTAGCCATCTCGTACAAGTACCTTTCAGCTACATCTGTCAGAGTTTCTCCTTTTCCGCGATGATCTGATGAGACCATCCCTTCTGCTGTCCACATTCGATACAACATCTCTGTATCTATGTCCTCATCCTCACGAAATTGCCCCAGGTAAAGAAAACATGGCTTCAAGTGGTAGGGTAGCTCGTCATAACTCAGAGCCAACACCTGCAACACGGCTCCATACCCTTGTTCTTTACCACCTTCACTCATCCTTATATACGAATCCACATCATTCTTCACTGTCTCCCACTCCTCGAGTGAAGTCTTTGGAGTCAGAACTCCTCCAATTGCAGAGATTGCTAAGGGTAGGTTTCCACACTCGCGAACAATTGCCCTCCCTACTGCTTCCAACAGTGGATCACTTTCACAATCTgcaagagagaaaagtgtgaATTACGTGTCTCTATAATTTGTCAAAAAGATGTACCTTTGTTTTTTTGGATGTGAAAATGTAACTATTCTCCCAACATTTCCACTTGGTTTGGAGACTAATGCATCTAAATTTGCCAAGTAAAAAAAGCTAACAGAAATGCATACAGGTATGAACGGCATAGAATCTGTAGGAATAAGTATCAAACTTTTTATTCTGTTTTAACTAATGCAAGTCAGATATATGTACTTCACTAGAGAAAAGCTAACCTGCGCCATTTCTTTTGGCAAAAGCTCTCTTTTGAAGTAACTCCCAGCCTTCATCCTCGTTCAGAAGGTTGAGTGGATAGAGGAATTCATCTTCTACGAGTTTCTGGTTCCGAGTTGTAATCAAAATTTTGCTATCCGCCTCTGCAAATGGAAATGCTACTTTGAGACACTCCCAGTCCTCAATTTTCCACAGGTCATCAAGAACAACAAAGCTTTTTGTCTCTTTCTGCACTTTATAAAGCTCTCCTACCAATTTCCTCTCATCCATCTTCCCAACACTGTCCTTCCTCTGGTCCGGGACAAGCTGCTTCAGAATGTCTCGGAAGACGGTCATCGTATTGCACTGTTGGGTAACCGAAACCCAAGCAAACTGTTTGAAAGCACGTTCTACTTCAATGTGCTTGTAGATCTTCCTGGCAAGAGTGGTCTTACCGAGACCGCCCATCCCATGTACTGAAATAACTCGATGTGATCTAATTCCCTCATCAGTGATGAGGGACACAAGCTGTCTTATATCATCTTTCATCCCAACAAAATATTCCTCAACTTGATGGGGATAGGTTTGTCTCAGCCGCTGTTGATTCTGATCCAATCTCGCATTGGAACTTTGACCGTCTTCAGTACTGCTCAATGCAATGACGCCATAAGTTTCCAGATTCGTGGTGAGGCTGTGGATTCCTGTTTTGATGCTAGCTATCTCTGAACCAACTCTGTGAAGAGATATTCCTTCAGAAATTAGGCACGCAAATCTTCTGAAAGCCTTGCGGAAGCCGTGGCCCCTTCTCCTGGATTCGATTTCAACGGCAAACTTCTCCAAGACATCTTCAGTTCTGTAAGCAAGACGCCTGATCTCCCTGACATAATTACGGATTGTCGAATCATTCAATTGTTTTTTGTCGGCGTCTTTCAAGAAACATTGCATCCGTTTCAATTCTGCTTCAACTTCCTTGACTTGATCCGCCACTCCGCTCAAGAATCTGCCTTCTTCAACTAACAAATCCTTCACCATTCCCAAAGCAAGGGAGACAGCTTCGCTACCCATTTTGGTGCAACAAACAATAACCCACTTTTTTTCTAATTCAATTTGCTCTCTTACAAGCTGTATCTTGGATGATGGATGCCCAAAGCCAATGCAATACAAGTATGAGATTGGTTTGTACGGACTAGAACTTGTCTATGAATAGTAGTTAAATGAGATGAAATGATTGAGCAAGGCAGTCAAAATaacaagggataatttcagaaacttcccctaaggtttttgacaatttcactaagCTTCCCTaaggtttaaaaaattacatttacttcccttgatttgatagttttaataacaaaatcttaaaataatattaacttgatcaaatttttaaatgaatatatCTAAAAATGCccttgtgtaatgagttttaatttattttcttatataATTTAAAGATTATCTAGTATAATTACAAGAAAAATGTGCGAAAATGTTCATGTCCAtacctactatttgataaataacTATAATAATAACTTTATCCCTATAAtaggatacttttgatggtattttattatggatttagatctataagatagaaaagaaaatattgaaataattcatttagaggtatgaattttttgattagtaggattatcataatttaataCTAATTTTGGgccatttatttttaatttattattaatttaaataccaaaaaaatagaaaacaaaaatcaacaaaaacattAGATTACATATAAGTTAACTTATCCAAAAAAATCACTAATTCGATATTCGGTTATAATAGAAACTATAGGTACTAGTGCTTGTTCTACAGCTTTATtggcaaaaaatgaaaaaaaaaaaaagaaaaagaagaaaaaatagtgaaaaaataattttaaaagtcattCTAAATATAAGCCTACCAAACAAAGgaattcattaaaatatttaaagagaatattgtcattttcaatgATAAGAGAGGTAtacataatttttaaaattttgagggAGATAAATGAAATTATCATAAATCTTaagagaggtttctaaaattatcccaaataacaaTAGAAAAGTATAGTACTACTTTACATACTAAGGTACACTGAGAGAATATGCTTCAAAAAACCAAAAAGGAAGAATGAGATAATGCATAGGTGTAAACCGTAAGGCCGAgaagggaaaagcaaaaatagaGTATCATtggaaatattatttagaataattattataacactttttatgatataatatatatatatatataataaaaaatgattaaaataaaaaaaataaattaagaaatatatttatgatgcaagtaaaatattatttaaaaaaatttgacatCCAAACATTGCTATAACGGAtatggggcagggacggtcatcaggCGGACCGTTCCTAAACAGTCCTCTCATAAAAGGGAATGAGAGGACTGTAATGGACCACGTGTAATGGAAGCAGCAGTAAAAGAAAATGACGCTGCTTCACTAAGTGAGTAGggaaacaaattaaaaaaaaaagacatatgAGTGGCTAACGGGTTCCATTAAAAAACCTCAGCTTCCGTTCCAAAATTCCCACTCAAATTAATGAGGCACAACTATTCTTCTGAAATCTTCAAATGAAATAGACTTTTGGTCTTCCTCCAAAAACTTATCTTGTGAGCATTCCTTCACAATTTCAAAATATCGACAGAATAATATCCTTGTCCCAAATTGGAAGTTTTAGATGAGAGGTTTTTGGAGGAAGTGTTGCAGAAACATGGTGTCACCGGTCAATGTACTCACTTCTCAAAAGActtttttatttgcattttctcTAACATGGGCTAAAATTGCTATCAAAATCTTAAATTCAAGGGAAGTTAGTGCTATTTTTCAAATCTTACGAGAGGTGAGTACAACtgtcagatatttcaaaagaGGTTTTTGCAATTATCCCATTAAAATTACCTAATTCGGAGGAGGAGGCTGACAGATATTTAGCTAAGAGTAGCggcttcatttggatttctgaaaaacaaatttttcatatacaatactataataatacacaaacaaaagttttttattttcgttCTATATTCTATAAAACcccatccccccccccccctcacCCACGcctccaaacaaaaaaaaaaagtctaggGTCATTTCCTATAAGTTGTTTGTCCCTCGAGGTATTTAAACGAAAATGGGGCAAGGTGGATTTTTAACCTAGACAGTTAAAGTATTTGATAACTGTAACACATTTGCATACACGAAATTTTGGTGGTGCAAAATCGCAGTGCTTTAGATGTACTTTTGATTCCACTTCTACAGAAAACTATCGATGGCTTCCCGCCTTGCTTTCCATCAATTGTTGGGTTCCCCTCTTAGCTTTCCTCTATtgactttattatttttttgtcaatacTTGAAACGCGCGTTTCCTCTATTGACTTTTTTGTCTATTGCTTTCCTCTATTGACTTGAAACGCTCGTTTTAAGCACAAACACGTGCTCAACAAGCTAATGTATTGACTACGTAAAATGTTGAAGCAATAAACTATATCACTATTGCCTGGCTTGTTTATTACTAATAATCATCCGTTTGCTGTTGCTTCTTGTTGTCTTGTCCTTGCTGTCATAGTTGTTGAGTGTTTTATTccttcaaaaacaaaacaaaaaagactCGAAAGCCATtaatttcattaaatttttccTTCATTATGAGATTCTTCAAATCATGTAttagattatatatatatatatatatatcttgttctttttatttatttatttatcgagGTCATGTGTATTCTCATAATTTATTGATCTTTCAAGTCCATCGAAAACTCGAGGGAACAAGGCCATGTGCATTAATTGggaattgaatttttttttatactatCAATTATATGTTAATAATTGGGAGGTGGtattctattctttttttttttttttgtcgacacgaTAGAATTCGTATAACCTAAGCTAGCTACTCGATGTGAGTAGAAACTCCATCGAAACTAGTCAATGAATACCGTCACATATTGTGATAAATTTTGTGAGAGAAAAGATTTGAACCCTTGACCTCCCGCACCACCAATGCTAAGAAGACTTGGGATGACCACTAGACCAAAGGCCAATGGCGGAAAGTGGAATTCTATTCGGGGGAACATTttactgtttcttgcattaattgGTATTAGGTAGTCAATACCATTTCTTTATCAAGAAATTAGTTTATACCCATAAGTTGAACTCTTTAATGACTTTGATGGCCATTTCTCACTAGATCTATCTCTCTCCCCCGACTAATGAGTGTTCCAAAAGAATAATAATAGTACTATTTCTTTGGATCAGAGATTGTGAACTCTAAGATATTCAACCCAATAAAAAGTATGATTTCTAGTTGGCAAATACTCAGTTGATGGCATGAATAGGGACACAAAAATGGGAATGATCCCGGAAGCAACAAAAGCATCTAACAAAGGTTAACAAAAGTTTTTTAGTTACAAAAGCATCTAATAATACCCccatttttatttagttttttttttttttttttttttttttaacaaaagttCCTCAACTTGGAAGGTGGTGACTGACTGAGTGATATGACTATTTTGAAGCCTCACTTACAATTCCCTGCAGGAATAGTAAATTATGCAACGAAACTGATGATTTTCCAGGGATAGGGCATAATGATCGAGAAGACGCATTCCACAAAGTTCATCTCTGacaagggattttttttttataaaaaaattagacTGGTCTATTCTATTCTTACATCTACTTTAATCTACACTAATGGGAGACCCAATGAATCCTAGAGAAATCGATGAAAATTGAACTATTGTCGAACCAAACTAATATTAAAGGTATACAAAATTGATACTAATATGAAGCGTGGCAAGTAAGAATGCACCTTACgttatacaattttttttaaggcCTGGTATTTCATTTGTACATGTAATTAAACCTGTGTGGCAGATTAATGACTCTCTTCAGTCTTAGATTCAAGCaatacttgagagttttcttcATACAATTAAAATGGACAACCTTATGCATCCTAAAATATTGAAAATCTTCACTACTCAAGCTGGATCTTGCATACTACACTTCCTTAATATTTTGGTTTTTTTCTTATTATGGTTTCATTGTTATTTTGTAGCCCTAGCTACGATGCCTTTTTGGTGGATCCAAGACTTCAAGTCCATGCCATGATTTTCTCACTGTGTCTCCTTTATGTCATTTGTATGGGTAAGCTCGACAACAATACTACAAAGATCAAGAAAATTCATGCATATTCTACAATAAACGCAAGTATGGTCCATCCATCGTATTCCGATACACTGAGTTGACTATGATATTAAACGAAAATCctccgattttttttttgtcccttttAGTAAGCTTCTCCAAACCCTTGAACATGCATAATACAATTAAAGTTGTGGCACAGACCTCGTAGCTGAATAGTATTGGTTATTTGAGGCCTCTAAATCAACTTTTGTTGGttaattttttctaaaatatttgggtaataaaactaaggaaaagattaaaaaaaatcatagcTATGTAGTATAATATTGCTAATGTTAtgaccttgtttggattgccaatttctttcaaatttttttttatatttttcatgaaCACATTTTCTAATCAACTTTTTATCTTGCATACATCAAATCATTATAGCATATTTTTtcttacaaaacttgacaaactAGCAATCCAATAATACCAATCATATACACAATTtataaattacaagatactagCTACTACACACAATTTATTAAATTGATACCTTTTTTTTAGATACTGCTAGTGTAAAGATTTTTTTTACACAAGCAGATTTTGATCATACTACAtaacatgaattc
This Coffea arabica cultivar ET-39 chromosome 3e, Coffea Arabica ET-39 HiFi, whole genome shotgun sequence DNA region includes the following protein-coding sequences:
- the LOC113734217 gene encoding putative disease resistance protein At1g50180 — encoded protein: MGSEAVSLALGMVKDLLVEEGRFLSGVADQVKEVEAELKRMQCFLKDADKKQLNDSTIRNYVREIRRLAYRTEDVLEKFAVEIESRRRGHGFRKAFRRFACLISEGISLHRVGSEIASIKTGIHSLTTNLETYGVIALSSTEDGQSSNARLDQNQQRLRQTYPHQVEEYFVGMKDDIRQLVSLITDEGIRSHRVISVHGMGGLGKTTLARKIYKHIEVERAFKQFAWVSVTQQCNTMTVFRDILKQLVPDQRKDSVGKMDERKLVGELYKVQKETKSFVVLDDLWKIEDWECLKVAFPFAEADSKILITTRNQKLVEDEFLYPLNLLNEDEGWELLQKRAFAKRNGADCESDPLLEAVGRAIVRECGNLPLAISAIGGVLTPKTSLEEWETVKNDVDSYIRMSEGGKEQGYGAVLQVLALSYDELPYHLKPCFLYLGQFREDEDIDTEMLYRMWTAEGMVSSDHRGKGETLTDVAERYLYEMASRSMLQVKFDEFSTSRNVESCYLHDLMRDFCLARGKEVEFLKLLDFRGGNDPLSDYSTERDDSTPRCSIHMEDGKKHGLGDVDSMISRALEASGHLRSLTLSGGSGYPEVRISFPQVICDSNKFKYVKVLKFEGYRFMGKGLPKGIKKLVNLRFLSLKNSDLETLPSSIGQLQYLETLDIRVYDPIKVPDVLCKLKGLKHLYFSVVVRRLSFLGLSKLETLVDFGNDVGDLKHLSGLNNLRFLRAIMNISKEKNDLPQMLNYLNSNRHKLREAQLEIRAYGEEEVVLPFRDLLSCHCLHQLTIISGRCEFQKVKPPLSPSNLSELLLLGCSIEGDPMSVLGNLPNLRRLSLMSVDLVERSVMIIDENAFPKLVSLEIFRIKNLEKWVVAQGSMPNLSDLAISGCEELEMIPDGLRFITTLRKLEIRMPEEFIVQRIHGIDGRGGPDRDKISRVPVIKIESYGSIKNKHLIQPSQLMTSPAKNLPVLWIASLAITEESFLCSIKVKTYYYHVLLTPLRHFYQKKNKFVKPSKL